The Calliphora vicina chromosome 3, idCalVici1.1, whole genome shotgun sequence genome contains a region encoding:
- the LOC135955177 gene encoding mucin-2, with product MRSAFILLTLCVIGIYAESNDEFLVRKIRESFEGYSYPPPDQPFTYPPPVFSTRAPVTTTRKFVPPTYLPPTNKPQTPATTRATPRPTTRAPVTTPKPTTRVPATYLPPTNKPQTPATTKATPRPTTRAPVTTPRPTTRVPATYLPPTNKPQTPATTRATQKPTTRATQKPTTRATPKPTTRAPVTTPKPFVPSTYLPPTNKPQTPATTRATPKPTTRAPVTTRATPKPTTRAPVTTPKPFVPSTYLPPTNKPQTPATTRATPRPTTRAPVTTRATQKPTTRATPKPTTRAPVTTPKPFVPSTYLPPTNKPQTPATTRATPRPSTRAPVTTPRATPKPTTRAPVTTPKPFVPSTYLPPTNKPQTPATTRATPRPTTRKPVTTPRATPKPTTRAPVTTPKPFVPSTYLPPTNKPQTPATTRATPRPTTRKPVTTPRATPKPTTRAPVTTPKPTTRVPATYLPPTNKPQTPATTRATPRPTTRAPVTTPRATPKPTTRAPVTTPRPTQRSTPGPTYLPPVADLTTRATPKPITRAPVTTPRAPVTTRKPTTRVPATYLPPTNKPQTPATTRATPRPTTRKPVTTPRATPKPTTRAPVTTPKPTTRVPATYLPPTNKPQTPATTRATPKPTTRAPVTTRATPRTTKPTFVPSTYLPPTNKPQTPATTRATPRPTTRAPVTTPRVITTRATPKPTTRAPFTTPRPVVTTQRPTVARTPGSTAGPTYLPPTNKPQTPATTRATPKPTTRAPVTTRKPTTRAPVTTPRPTTRVPATYLPPTNKPQTPATTRATPRPTTRAPVTTPRPTTRVPATYLPPTNKPQTPATTRATQKPTTRAPVTTRATTRATPKPTTRPPFVPSTYLPPTNKPQTPATTRATPKPTTHAPVTTRKPTTRAPVTTPRPTTRVPATYLPPTNKPQTPATTRATPRPTTRAPVTTPRPTTRVPATYLPPTNKPQTPATTRATPRPTTRAPVTTPRATPKPTTRAPVTTPRPTTRVPATYLPPTNRPQPPVTTRATPKPTTPKPVTRAPPTEKFDGYKYPKPAVPFNF from the exons aGGAgcgcatttattttattgacgCTGTGCGTCATTGGTATTTATGCCGAATCAAACGATGAATTCCTTGTG agAAAAATTCGTGAATCCTTTGAAGGTTACAGTTACCCACCACCTGACCAGCCATTCACTTATCCACCTCCCGTATTCAGCACTCGTGCTCCAGTAACTACTACACGCAAGTTTGTTCCTCCAACATACTTGCCACCCACAAATAAACCACAAACACCAGCTACAACTCGTGCTACACCAAGACCCACTACCCGGGCTCCAGTAACCACACCCAAACCCACTACTCGTGTGCCAGCTACTTATTTGCCACCCACAAATAAGCCACAAACTCCTGCCACTACTAAGGCCACACCAAGACCCACTACCCGTGCTCCAGTTACTACACCCAGACCCACAACACGTGTGCCTGCTACTTATCTACCTCCTACCAATAAGCCACAAACTCCAGCTACTACTCGTGCTACCCAAAAGCCTACTACTCGTGCCACTCAAAAGCCTACAACACGCGCTACACCTAAACCAACTACTCGCGCTCCAGTTACCACACCTAAGCCTTTTGTGCCATCAACTTACTTGCCACCCACCAATAAACCAcaaactcctgctacaacacgCGCTACCCCTAAGCCCACAACTCGTGCTCCAGTGACAACACGTGCCACACCTAAACCAACTACTCGCGCTCCTGTAACTACACCCAAACCTTTCGTACCATCAACTTATTTGCCACCCACCAACAAACCTCAAACTCCAGCCACTACTCGCGCTACCCCTAGGCCAACAACTCGTGCTCCAGTAACCACTCGTGCCACTCAAAAGCCTACAACACGCGCTACTCCTAAACCAACTACTCGCGCTCCAGTAACCACTCCTAAGCCTTTCGTGCCATCAACTTACTTGCCACCCACCAACAAACCAcaaactcctgctacaacacgTGCTACTCCTAGACCATCTACTCGTGCTCCAGTGACTACACCACGTGCTACTCCTAAGCCTACTACTCGCGCTCCCGTTACTACTCCTAAGCCTTTCGTGCCCTCAACTTACTTGCCACCCACCAACAAACCTCAAACTCCAGCTACAACTCGCGCTACTCCAAGACCAACTACTCGTAAGCCAGTGACTACACCACGTGCTACTCCTAAGCCTACTACTCGCGCTCCCGTTACTACTCCTAAGCCATTTGTGCCCTCAACTTACTTGCCACCCACCAACAAACCTCAAACTCCAGCTACAACTCGTGCTACTCCCAGACCAACTACTCGTAAGCCAGTGACTACACCACGTGCTACTCCTAAGCCTACCACTCGTGCTCCAGTCACCACACCCAAGCCAACAACTCGTGTGCCTGCTACTTACTTGCCACCCACCAACAAACCTCAAACTCCAGCTACTACCCGTGCTACACCCAGACCAACTACTCGTGCTCCCGTTACAACTCCCCGTGCCACACCTAAGCCCACTACTCGTGCTCCAGTAACTACTCCAAGACCTACACAGCGCAGCACTCCTGGTCCTACCTACTTGCCACCTGTAGCTGATTTAACTACTCGCGCTACTCCAAAACCAATTACCCGTGCTCCAGTGACTACACCACGTGCTCCAGTTACCACCCGCAAGCCAACAACTCGTGTGCCCGCAACTTACTTGCCACCCACCAACAAACCACAAACTCCAGCTACTACACGCGCTACTCCCAGACCAACTACTCGTAAGCCAGTGACTACACCACGTGCTACTCCTAAGCCAACCACTCGTGCTCCAGTTACCACACCCAAGCCAACAACTCGTGTGCCTGCAACTTACTTGCCACCCACCAACAAACCTCAAACTCCAGCTACTACTCGTGCTACACCAAAACCCACTACCCGTGCCCCAGTGACAACTCGTGCCACACCTAGAACTACTAAACCAACTTTCGTGCCTTCAACTTACTTGCCACCCACCAACAAACCTCAAACTCCTGCTACTACTCGTGCTACACCTAGACCAACTACTCGTGCTCCCGTTACAACTCCCCGTGTGATCACCACTCGTGCCACACCTAAGCCCACTACACGTGCTCCATTCACTACACCCAGACCAGTTGTAACCACTCAAAGACCAACAGTTGCTCGCACTCCAGGCAGTACCGCTGGACCCACTTACTTGCCTCCCACCAATAAACCTCAAACACCAGCTACTACTCGCGCCACACCAAAACCCACCACACGTGCACCAGTAACCACACGTAAGCCAACAACTCGTGCTCCAGTCACCACACCCAGACCAACAACTCGTGTGCCCGCAACTTACTTGCCACCCACCAACAAACCTCAAACTCCAGCAACTACCCGTGCTACTCCCAGACCCACTACTCGTGCTCCAGTCACTACACCCAGACCAACAACTCGTGTGCCTGCTACTTACTTGCCACCCACCAACAAACCTCAAACTCCAGCTACCACTCGTGCCACACAAAAACCTACAACCCGTGCACCAGTCACAACTCGTGCCACTACTCGTGCCACTCCGAAGCCTACCACACGCCCACCCTTTGTTCCCTCGACATACTTACCACCCACTAACAAACCTCAAACACCAGCTACTACTCGCGCTACTCCAAAACCTACTACACATGCACCAGTAACCACACGTAAGCCAACTACTCGTGCTCCAGTCACTACACCCAGACCAACCACTCGTGTGCCCGCTACTTACTTGCCACCCACCAACAAACCTCAAACTCCTGCCACTACCCGTGCTACTCCCAGACCTACTACTCGTGCTCCAGTAACCACACCCAGACCAACAACTCGTGTGCCTGCTACTTACTTGCCACCCACCAACAAACCTCAAACTCCAGCAACTACCCGTGCTACTCCCAGACCCACTACTCGTGCACCAGTAACCACACCACGTGCTACTCCTAAGCCCACCACTCGTGCTCCAGTCACTACACCCAGACCCACAACACGTGTGCCAGCCACATACTTGCCACCCACCAACAGACCTCAACCTCCAGTAACAACCCGTGCCACACCCAAACCCACCACACCAAAACCCGTTACCCGTGCCCCACCTACTGAGAAATTCGATGGTTACAAGTATCCCAAACCAGCCGTTCCCTTCAATTTCTAA